The window AATCGAAATTTACCCAAACACAATACAAATAACGAACGTCTCAATCCCGATAAGTAACAGCCGTGCCACTGGCACTGACCATAAGCATACTGCCCTCGCCAACCGTATCGTAGTCGAGATCCACGCCAATGACGGCATTGGCACCCATACCGCGTGCCTGTTCGACCATTTCCTCGATGGCGAGATCTTTGGCTCTGCGGAGTTCTGACTCATACGCGGCTGAACGCCCGCCGACAATATCGCGGAGACTCGCAAAGATATCTTTGAAAAAATTGGCACCCAAAATAGCTTCACCCGTCACAATACCCTGATAGCTATCAACAGTTTTCCCTTCAATATTGGGGGTTGTCAACACGAGCATAAAAGCCTCCTTTTATATTGTTTTCCGATAGTTTCATCGAAAAATATCTCATTGTACACAATCAGGCAAGGGCTAAGGTCTAAAACAACATTCAAAAAACAGGAGCTTTGACATGAACCACGTGAGCAAATCCATGCGGCAACAGTGGCAGGAACAGGGATATTTACATCTCAAAAATGTAATCCCCAAAGACGAAGCAGCGGAATATCTCGACGCGGCCAACGAAGTGATCGCGAAGTACGAAGCCAAATATCCCGAAGTGCTCGAAAAAGGCGTCTATACCATCATCCAAACGCTCTTCCGAACGAGTCGAATTGACGGATTAATGGACCACCCCAACTTATTTGGCACCATCCTCGACCTGATGGGACCTTATATCCAGATCATGGGATCGCAAATCTACGTGCGCTATCCAAATGACAAAACCGATAACTTGATCGGCTGGCACACCGATGCTGGACGCTCACTGGCACAAATTCGGGTCACGCCAGACAGCCTACCATTAAACTTCAAAATTCAGTTCTTCCTCACCGATATACCACACGAAAATTGTGCAAACTTCTGTGTGGTACCCGGCAGCCATCGCCGCCCAATGCCCAAAGGGTCGCGCAATGAAACACCGCCCGGCGCAATACAACTCATTGCCGAAGCGGGAGATTGCGCGATATTCCCCAACACCCTGTGGCACGCGGTCGCGCCAAATCACACAGACGTCGTGCGGCGCAGCATCACCTTCCGGTATGGCCAAATGTGGTGCAGACCTTACGATTACGAAAAGTGCCCCGAAGAAGTTCTATCGCGCATGACACCCCGCCGCCGTCGGTTAATGGGCGATCTGGGCAAAAACTATACGGCAACAGATTATTTCAAGCCATCCGATCAGATAAAAGTCATCATGGATGGCCTGGACTTTAAGTGTCCCAATGCTTAAAGCATAAAAAAAGCCCCGGATTCCGGGGCTTTTTTTATGTCCATACGACACTTTCAGGATACAGACTCGTCTTTTATTAAAACACGCGTGTATTGATTTCTCGTGGAGCATTCGTGGAACAGATTGAAGACAGCGCGCTCATCGCTCAAATTCTGGACGGCGACCGCAAAGCATTCGCAGTTCTGGTGCAACGCTATTCGCGATATGTGTATGCCCAAATTGCCCAATCCATACGATTGGTTGATGACGTAGAAGACCTGGTCCAAATCGTATTTATCAAAGTGTACGAAAATCTGCATCAACTTCGCAAACCCGACCGATTTAGACCCTGGTTACACAGCATCATACGCAACGCCGTCAACTCCCATCATCGCCGTCGAGCCGTGCAATTGCGACTGGAAGAAACATTTTATCCAGAACCCGCAACGCACACTGAAGAAGAAATCAAACACGTTGTACGAGCCGCGCTACGCATCCTATCGGCTGAACATCGCCAGGTAATCGCCCATCACTATTTCAAAGGGTATTCTTATGCGGAAACAGCCGACCTCCTGAACCTCACGGTAGAAACCGTGCGCGGGCGTCTGAGGCGTGCGCGTCTCAAATTGAAAGGAGAATTGCACAAAATGTCGGATATTCAAATGCAAACAACTGAACTGGACCGCGCGGACATGGACGCGCTCAAAAAAGTAATCGGTTTTGTAAGCGACGATGAAAAACGCCCGATCTTGCAGGGCGTATGTCTCGACACAGACGGTCGCGCAACTGCGACCAACGGACATATCATGATCATTCGCACATTGAAAAGCCTCTCGGAATTGGCCGCACCCATTGTCCTCGGACCCTGGCCAGACATCCAACTGCCCGAACAAGCCACATTGAAAATTGCGGAAGAAACCGCAGAAATCCAGAGCAACGGCACAACCCTTCAGGTCCCCTTGATCGAAGGTCCTTATGTTAAATACGAACAGGTCATCCCGCAAGAAGATCCCACAATGCGAGTTTCTATCTCCTCGGCTCTTCTGGCACAAGCACTGAACTTACTACAAGAATTCATGGAAGCGCGGCATCCAGAGTCGGACCTGTGGCAATATCGCCCCCGGGTAGATCTACACCTCTCGCCACTGACCCAAACCATAACTTTTCTCACCTCACGGGACACGGGATATACCCGAGAGGACAATGGCAAATTCCAATATCTCCACGACGCGAAAGATGACGACTCGCCAGGAGGCATTGCAGATTGGATATTTCAAGTGCCCCTCAATGCCAAATTTGAAACACCATCAGAAGACACACTCAGGGTCGCCGTGAACTTCGCGTATCTCAAAAAAATCCTGCATGCGCTGGACATTGAAGACAGCGATGAAATCACAATAGAATTTAGAGAACAGAGCAAAGCGATCATCTTGCGCACATCCCTGAATGCGGAATGGCTGGCATTGCTAATGCCATTGAGACTGAAGTCAAAGGATTAAAGGGTTAAACCACACCTGCATTCTCCAATGCCGCCTGAACCCGCCCCTCCTGCTCGGCAGACGACGGCGGCATTGGCGGGCGCGGCACACCCCCATCGCGTCCCTGCAGCATCATCGCATACTTGGTATTTGCGGGCAAATTATCATCAAAAATCGCATTCCAAATCGGCAGCAACTTCTCGTGTAAATCCAACGCCTTTTTATGATCACCCTCCTGGCACGCATCCCACACCGCCACACACAACTCGGGCACAGCCGTCAAAATCGCCGCAATCGCACCGTGTGCACCCAAAACAAATGACGGATACAACAACGCATCTACCGCAGTCATAATCCGTGCGCGATCTCCAGCCATCAACAACAAATCAGCCAGCAACTTCATATCTCCCGCACTCTGCTTCACCCCCACCACACCTTCCACCTCGTCAATAATCCGCGTCAACAACTCCGGCGACAAATACGTCCACGGCACCACATTGTAAATCATCACTGGCAACCCCGTCCCCTCACACAACGCCTCAAAATGCCTGACCATCGCATCATCGTCTGGCCGAAACAAATAATGCACCGGCGTCACCTGTAATGCCACCGGACCCAAATCAGCCACAGCCTTCCCCCGCTCAATTGCCGACTTCGTACTGTCCGTAATAATCCCCGTAATCACTGGCACTCGCCCATCGGCTTCCTCCACTGCCCATTGCGTCAACTGCCTCACCTCATCATCCCCGAGCGTATGCCCCTCGCCCGTACTCCCCGTCACCGCCAACCCATGCACCTTCGCCGTCTCAATCATATACTGAATTTCTGTCCGAAACGCCCCCTCATCAAGCGAGTCATCCTCCCGAAACGGCGTCACCACTGGCGGCACAATCCCATAAATAGAATCCATCATCTCCTCCTCAATGCGTGTGACCACAAATATTAATCCTGAAAAAACATTACTCCTGCAGAGGTCAAATTGATTATTGCGCTATAAAAAAAGCCCTGGAGAAATCCGGGGCTTTACTTTCAAGTTTTTATATACAACATTCAAACATTTGTGATCGGCGCATAGTGTAATACGATAAACTGGTTGGGACGTAAACCAACTGATTCATAGGTGCGACCTTCCCGGTCACAAAATTCAACCTCAAACGCTTGACCATCCGAAAGCATCTCAACAATTGTTCCAACCTGTCCCTGGCAGAGACCATACTCGTCAATATCTTCTGTCAATGCAACCACATCTAAAAGTTTGATGTCTTTATCCATATCACTTTGCCTTTATTTACAAAGGATAGCACGTTGTCAATCGCGGCTCATTTTGATCGTGTTCAATAATCCATCCACTGCGCAGTATAGCCTGTTGCCCTTGCCATTCAAATTCAAAATCAATGATGTAACGTTGACCAAAATCATCACGTCTCCCCATAGTTGCTGGCTCTGTCAAAACCTTTTTTGATAAAATTTCTCTCAAGGCTTCAGCATCTTGACGGGTTATTCCCAATTTGGCAGAAAACAATCGCGCTTTGTGTTTGCCTTCGTTGTGAGCGGGATTGAGACAATAATCGCGTAATTTGCGAATATCGATAACTGCACGGTCAGCATTGGGGATGATCATAAATAGTGGGGATATGTGATTTTCTTACAAAATAGACAGAAATTTATACGCTGTCAACCGCCGACAAGTGTTATATCCTGCCGCAAACCACAACCCCATTTTGAACCATCTGGTGTTCGTGTTGCAGATTCTGAAAAAGGAATTATTTTACCCAAGCTCAATTTTCAGCATTTAGAAACCTTTTTTGGAGGACTACCATGAACATCATTGTCGTAATGTCCGACACCCTGCGTTACGATCACCTGGGCTGTCACGGAAATACATGGATCCGCACACCGCATATAGACGCATTCTCCAAACGCTGCATGGTCTTTGACCGCGCGTATCAGGCATCATTCCCAACAATACCCACGCGCACAGACATGATGACCGGCAGGCTGACATTCCCCTTTCGAGGCTGGACGCCGCTCCCCGAAGATGAAGTCATCTTGTCCGAACTCCTCACAGACGCGGGATATGTCACCATGCTCTTATGCGACACACCGCACCTGGTAAGAGACGGACATCAATTTGACCGCGGATTTTTGGGCTGGGAATGGATTCGCGGGCAAGAAGGCGATCGCTCAATCACAGATGATATACCCGTCCCCTTCGAATCAGTCCCCGAAAAAATTCGCACACCTGAGCGCATGCAACAATATCACTATCGCTGGCGCGCAGCACACTGGGAAACAGAACGCGACACCTTTGTCGCACGCACCATGCAACGCGCTGCAGACTGGCTGGAGGCAAACCACACCCACGAAAAATTCTTCCTGTACATCGACACCTTTGACCCTCACGAACCGTGGGACCCCCCCGCGCACTACGTCAATATGTACAACCCCGGATACACAGGTGAAGTCATCGACCATCCCATTTACGACTACTGCGATTACCTGAGCGCAGAAGAAATCAAACACACGCGGGCACTATACGCAGGCGAAGTCACGCTCATGGACACCTGGGTCGGTCACCTGCTGGAAAAAGTAGAAAACCTGGGACTATGGGAAGATACAGCCGTAATCTTCATGTCTGACCACGGACATTATATCGGCGACCACGGACGCATTGGCAAAAGCGGACAGGGACCAGACGGCGACTGGCCCTATTACGAAGAAGTATCCCACACAGCCTTCATGGGATATGTGCCCGGCAGCAACGCAGCGGGAAAACGCACTAAATCCCTGACACAACCCGTCGATTTCATGCCCACAATACTCGACCTTGCAGGCATAAAAAAACCCGATGGACTGCACGGCATATCCGTCGCCCCCATCTTAAAAGGCGAAAAAGCAGAAGAACAACGGAAAGTCGCCGTCACATCGGCAACCCTGCCTGTACGCGAAGACCGCAGCGTGTGCTCCAGCATCACAGACGGCAACTGGACATTGCACTATCGCGGACCCAAATGGCCGGCGGAACTATACGATCTACGGACAGACCTCGCGCAAAAGAACAACGTGTATAACCAGCAAAACATGGCCGAAGCACAGCGACTGCACAAAGCATATCTGGAAGTATTAAAAGGCGCGGGAACGCCTGAGGAAAAATTCGCATTGCGAACCGAATTGCCCGATGCATAATCGGCACAGGGGTTCCCATTTTAGACTCTAAAATTTAGGGGATTATGGAGAATAGTGACCAAAGAGAAAATGAAACCCTTTTGCCCCTCAAAACGTTAATTAAGACCGATCATTTAATTCGTGAACGTCACGCAAAGCGAGGGTTCTATGTCTATGAAAAACAAAGATACTAAATTTTTGTCGGTGAAAGTGCCCACCTCTCTATATGAGGCATTGCGTAGGTGGGCAGATAACAATGACACTGACGTTTCTAAGACTTGCCGAATAGCACTTAGAAACTTTTGCCACAAGAACGGAATCGAAATTGATGAAGGCAATAACACAGATCCCCTCGCTCAACGCCTCAAAGAGGCTGGTATTAGCATCGAAGATATGGACAAATGGCATTGAGTCATTCTGGTCAGGCATCAAGCGAGGAATCATGGGTGTGTATCAAAAAATGGGCAAGAAGCACCTTTGGAGATATGTGACTGAGTTTGTGGCAAGGCAGAACATGCGGGTGAAGGATACTATTGACCAGATGAAGCTCTATGTTTTGGGGGATTGAATTTCAACTCATTAAGGCGCTATTAGAAAGGGGCAAAGGAATGAATGACAGGGAGATATTGGAACGGGATGACCTTGAACATAAGGCTTTGATCGTCTCTGTAAGTAGAAATTGGGACGGTAGAACAGCCAGCAACTTATATGCCGCCGCCCGGTTTTGTTGGCCGGTAAGGAAAGAAAAAGCAGAACGCGAGGTCGAGATTGTATTGGCTTGTTATAGGCGGCAAATTGCAGGGGTATTTATTCCTACCGCTTGGCACACCGCCCCCGACGGTGATAGCTATTTTGACGGGCATGAAGCCCCGGGGGAAATACAGAATTTATACGTAGGAAAATACTTGGATGACGATTTGAGATTTTATGGCGGATCGGTCCGTTATGTAATATAAAGAGAGAAAAAGTCATGTACCAAAAAGATATAGTTTTCAATGAATTAATAGAATTACTAAGGGCACGGCCGGGTTTGTCTCGTAGAGAAGCCACAAAGCAATTAGCTACAAAACACAGGGTAGAACATTCAACTATTCGTGCACAAGTTGTAAGCGGTCAAGGGTTTTCGAGTACGGGGGAATTAGACGAGCATTTAAGAAGTTTGGGACTTGTCCCTTAATGGGCAATCAGGTGTATGCACAGGGACATGTTGTGGGATTGGTCCTCAGAGAGTTAGAAAAGCTCGCCAAAGTGATCTCACCGCCAAAAACAAACCCCTTCCTCTGGATATTTCCGGACGCGACTTAATCAGCC is drawn from Gemmatimonadota bacterium and contains these coding sequences:
- a CDS encoding heavy metal-binding domain-containing protein; translated protein: MLVLTTPNIEGKTVDSYQGIVTGEAILGANFFKDIFASLRDIVGGRSAAYESELRRAKDLAIEEMVEQARGMGANAVIGVDLDYDTVGEGSMLMVSASGTAVTYRD
- a CDS encoding phytanoyl-CoA dioxygenase family protein, whose translation is MNHVSKSMRQQWQEQGYLHLKNVIPKDEAAEYLDAANEVIAKYEAKYPEVLEKGVYTIIQTLFRTSRIDGLMDHPNLFGTILDLMGPYIQIMGSQIYVRYPNDKTDNLIGWHTDAGRSLAQIRVTPDSLPLNFKIQFFLTDIPHENCANFCVVPGSHRRPMPKGSRNETPPGAIQLIAEAGDCAIFPNTLWHAVAPNHTDVVRRSITFRYGQMWCRPYDYEKCPEEVLSRMTPRRRRLMGDLGKNYTATDYFKPSDQIKVIMDGLDFKCPNA
- a CDS encoding sigma-70 family RNA polymerase sigma factor; this translates as MEQIEDSALIAQILDGDRKAFAVLVQRYSRYVYAQIAQSIRLVDDVEDLVQIVFIKVYENLHQLRKPDRFRPWLHSIIRNAVNSHHRRRAVQLRLEETFYPEPATHTEEEIKHVVRAALRILSAEHRQVIAHHYFKGYSYAETADLLNLTVETVRGRLRRARLKLKGELHKMSDIQMQTTELDRADMDALKKVIGFVSDDEKRPILQGVCLDTDGRATATNGHIMIIRTLKSLSELAAPIVLGPWPDIQLPEQATLKIAEETAEIQSNGTTLQVPLIEGPYVKYEQVIPQEDPTMRVSISSALLAQALNLLQEFMEARHPESDLWQYRPRVDLHLSPLTQTITFLTSRDTGYTREDNGKFQYLHDAKDDDSPGGIADWIFQVPLNAKFETPSEDTLRVAVNFAYLKKILHALDIEDSDEITIEFREQSKAIILRTSLNAEWLALLMPLRLKSKD
- a CDS encoding dihydrodipicolinate synthase family protein, with the translated sequence MMDSIYGIVPPVVTPFREDDSLDEGAFRTEIQYMIETAKVHGLAVTGSTGEGHTLGDDEVRQLTQWAVEEADGRVPVITGIITDSTKSAIERGKAVADLGPVALQVTPVHYLFRPDDDAMVRHFEALCEGTGLPVMIYNVVPWTYLSPELLTRIIDEVEGVVGVKQSAGDMKLLADLLLMAGDRARIMTAVDALLYPSFVLGAHGAIAAILTAVPELCVAVWDACQEGDHKKALDLHEKLLPIWNAIFDDNLPANTKYAMMLQGRDGGVPRPPMPPSSAEQEGRVQAALENAGVV
- a CDS encoding DUF4926 domain-containing protein encodes the protein MDKDIKLLDVVALTEDIDEYGLCQGQVGTIVEMLSDGQAFEVEFCDREGRTYESVGLRPNQFIVLHYAPITNV
- a CDS encoding sulfatase codes for the protein MNIIVVMSDTLRYDHLGCHGNTWIRTPHIDAFSKRCMVFDRAYQASFPTIPTRTDMMTGRLTFPFRGWTPLPEDEVILSELLTDAGYVTMLLCDTPHLVRDGHQFDRGFLGWEWIRGQEGDRSITDDIPVPFESVPEKIRTPERMQQYHYRWRAAHWETERDTFVARTMQRAADWLEANHTHEKFFLYIDTFDPHEPWDPPAHYVNMYNPGYTGEVIDHPIYDYCDYLSAEEIKHTRALYAGEVTLMDTWVGHLLEKVENLGLWEDTAVIFMSDHGHYIGDHGRIGKSGQGPDGDWPYYEEVSHTAFMGYVPGSNAAGKRTKSLTQPVDFMPTILDLAGIKKPDGLHGISVAPILKGEKAEEQRKVAVTSATLPVREDRSVCSSITDGNWTLHYRGPKWPAELYDLRTDLAQKNNVYNQQNMAEAQRLHKAYLEVLKGAGTPEEKFALRTELPDA
- a CDS encoding transposase, producing MKAITQIPSLNASKRLVLASKIWTNGIESFWSGIKRGIMGVYQKMGKKHLWRYVTEFVARQNMRVKDTIDQMKLYVLGD